In Gadus morhua chromosome 9, gadMor3.0, whole genome shotgun sequence, the sequence AGCTCAGCTGGTAGCTCCACCAGGGCCAGGCCTCGAAGACATAGGAGCCCACTCCTCCCAGGCCCAGGTAGTGCAGGAGGCCATAGAGCTGAAGACCTCCGCAAGCCAGCAGACACAGTGACGCCGCTATGCCGACACCAGCCGCCCTGGCCCAGTCTTCCACCTCAGCAAACGGGCACTTTGTAGGCCGCAGGACCTCCGGGGAACCCCCTCCCTCTGCGTTGTCACCCAGTCGGAAGATGTGTTTGGTTTGGGCTCGGGCCAAGCAGTAGAAGATGAGGTAGGAGAACGGGAGCAGGACAGAGAGGCACACGAACAGGCCTCGgggtaggaggagcagggcagggaaggagggaaggagctggaggagacccACACAGCCCAGCGAGACCATCCCATGGAAGAAGGACAGACACAGGAGCAGGCAGGGCGAGGGGGAGAGCGGGCAGGAGACGGGGCTGAGAGATCGACGGAGAGACGAGTGCATGCGCGAgcgcagggagaggaggatgaaggccAGGGAGAAGGCTGAGGCCAGGCAGGGGAAGGAGagctcagagaggaggagggaggccagGGGAGGGAGGCGCTCCTGGTGACTGTAGGCGTCGTAGAGCAGAGAGAAAGCCCGGATCCCTCCGAATGCCAGGAGGAGCAGATGCAGCAAAGTGAAATAGGGGCTTCCCATGGGACAACGCAGGGGTAAACCCAACAAACACACGACGGATATGAAGCCGGACATGGCGAAGATTGATCCCACACCGTAGATGTGTGCTTCCCAAGCCACGCCCCACGTAGCCATGGCAGAATTCCAATCAGAGTACAGAGGGATGAGAAACGGCGGGCTAGGAAAATGAAAGGGATTCGGGGATTTGTCCGATTTGAAGTCTTCTGGGTAAACAGGAGTGCAGGATTGGTTTCTGCTTTTTAGCATTGACTCATCTGTAGGGTCACTGTTACAATCTGGATGAGGCAGTGTAGCACTGATGTCCGAGTCCTGGTCTTCATCAAGGGAATCTGCCAACGCATCAGATAACATGTTAACAATGGcttattttgctttattttattaGATTGGTAGATTGTCTTGATTGAGATTGATTGTAAAAAAATTGCACTGGCAAACACATACAGTTAAGTACGGAATAGGTTCTGGGACTTGAGTTGTTGGGATGTACAATTTCACAATCTTaacgaataataaaataaagacattaaagaatataaaatgaggaagaagaagaagaagaatgccATGGCTTTAACTAGCCTCAAAGTAAAACCAGAAGGGATATGCAGTGTTTTCATTGAGTTAATCCATAATAAAATAGACCGGGACTAACACGGGGAGACCTTAACTAGGTCACACAGGAACAGAGCCAAAGTAACCGAGTGCATGAGTGGTGgctgggggatgtgtgtgtggttgacatacgcacacacagagagagagagagcgagagagagagagagagagagagagagagagagagagagagagagagagagagagagagagagagagagagagggagagggagagggagagagagagagggagagggggagagggagagggagagggagagggagagggagagagagagagagagagagagagagagagagagaggtagagagtattTGGTGATAAGGTAAAAAATTGACCTCATTGTTGCTCTCATTTGGTAATCTTTTTAGAATCATGCAATGGTCCTGTGTAAAGTTGTAAAAGAATAACAATACTTataatcaacatttttgttgctTGTTAAACCAATAAATAATGCAACTGTCATATTTTCCAGTTACTTCAACCTCCAATGTTTGCATGTCAACAACCAACCTCTTTGTCATTATacagttgtttttttgcatgacATATCAGATCATCAAAATATGGGGTTGCATGCCTACTTAAAACTTTATGTTTGAAAGACATTCCCTGGAGCTTGGGATTGTTTGAGGAGCTATTCTTAAATGACTCTACTTGTTTTGGGTCTTGGCCTACTAAATCTGGGTCGACTGGATCTACCCCACCTATAATTTGACAATTTGACGGATAGGTAGGTGACCAGTGGGAGCTTGAAACTCAATGAGAGACATTCAGTTTCCACGAGTTTGTCCATATAATTTGTGTCCATTTATGTGTTTTTGCCATCCTTTAAATACATTAAATTGTAGGATCGCCTGATACAGTTCAGAATGTAAGAGATAAAATGGGGTAGACAGAGATGCAAGAGAGTGAGATTTTACAGTGCTTGAGTAAACCAATGAAAAGCACGTACACACTGGATGCATAATAAACACTGAACACGACTGTGTTGCCTGCAGAATACACTGCAGTGGTTAATTCATGGGCAGTCTTTTGAGCTTTCAGCCATATGTAAAGTAGGTTGTGATGGCTCTATCAACCTCAAATGCCATATTAATAGCTGTCCAACCAGCAGAACAGAATGTAAAGGAATTTAAGATCAGAAACGGTTGATCTGGAGATGGAATGTAGTCTTAATACCCCGTTCAATATTGTCTACTTGAGGATCTTACCTTCCACCTCCTGTGGCCTGCTGTTGTTCCCTCTATCTAACGGGCATCCTGTTAAACCGTCCTCATTGGTCGTTGGCTCGGTCTTCTGGCTGTCCACGGGCCCGTCCTGTGCAGAGACCGACTGGtccactctccctctgtcctgaGTCGCAGGGGCCAGGTCCACGGCTGAGGTGTGTGTCGTCCCTGAGCCGGGCCGAGGAACGGACCACAGCGGCTGGACCTCGGTGCTCTCGTGGGGCCTAGCAGGGGGCTCATTGTCTTCAGCCCCCCCGCCACTGGCCTCCTCCAGCCCACCTTGAGGTGTCGGCCCCTGGGTAGACTCTGCTCCTCGCTCCCCGCCGCCGATCCCTTTCAgcccatcctcctccacctcctcctcctcctcctcctcctcctcttcctccctggaaGACGCAACCTCTTTATCACTTCTCTCTGGAGGCATCAAGTCACTGTTTGAGGGAGAAATCCCCTCAGCGCTGTCGTGCGTGTCCTCGTATTCCCCAAACGCTGCATGTCCGTCGACGTCCTCGGAGGGCATCGAATGCCGAGGGAGGTGCACCACCAAGGGGTGGATCGGGTCAATCTCTCCAGAGGTTAGGAACACAGGGTCTGGCCGGGCGTCAGCTGGAAGGCCAGGCTCTGGATGTGTGGACGTAGATGAGAGGTGTCGGGGAGACCCTGTATCCGCCGTCTCTCGCGTTTCCTGGAGGTCTTCCGCCGTCGATGGAACCGCATTGAGGGATAGGAGAAGGTAGAGAGTAGCACCCAACCGAAGCATGGTGGAAGTGTGGAACATGCTTCGGGGAAAGTCACATGTCGTCTGTGGCGTTTGAAGGCACTCTTCCGATCACATCGTGAACTAATCAGTGACCTCAAAGTCGCCAGTGATGTTGCTTCACACACCTGTGGTCAGGACACATGGTAGCTGACATAAATACCacttatacatatatatatattaatattcagTCTGTGTTGTCACACAAAGCTATCCATTTATATTCAAAATCATTAAGTTCAAAGCCTTTCGGTAGACATGCattcaacattttgaaaatctCTAGACGATTTTTATCACTTATGAATAATTAGCAttttacacacaaaaacacacacacacacacacacacacacgaacacacacacacacacacacacacacacacacacacacacacacacacacacacacacacacacacacacacacacacacacacacacacacacacacacttgcatcgCCTACTAAAACAGCCTCTGATTCCTTTGCATTCAGTGTGTGTTCATAATGTCTCCCAGTGTGATTTCCTGTAAAGAGGATGCTCTCTTACCTTATGAATAGCTCATTGCTgcagtccatctctctctgtgtgtccaacACATAGTTTCAAGCAAGCCTTCttagccccctctctctctctctctctctctctctctctctctctctctctctctctcgcgctctctctctctctctctctctctctctctctctctctctctctctgcgtagCTATCTGGGTCTGTTCACAACCACTGtgcactgcctctctctcccctccatcagATCCATTGGATCAACCTAGCCACACCCCCTTCCCTGCCTctgtcgacccccccccccccctctccctcccccctctgtccctcggCCTCTCACTTCACAGATAGACGTCCGTCAGCCGGCTACTGCTGCTGTCCACTGGTGCAGGAGAGACCACCTGGTTGAGGGGGCGCTCTTCATGCTctagtttacacacacacacacacacacacacacacacacactctctctctctctctctctctctctctctctctctctctctctctctctctctctctctctctctctctctctctctctctctctctctctctctctctgaggaaaTGCAGTGTAGTGTGAATCCACTCGGGGCCGGACACAGAAACCCCACCACTACagagaagaaaataataaagaaaccCATCAACAGCACCATGCCGGTCCCGTTCCCAGAAGGCAGCCAGTACTTTGCCCCAGCCACTATACAAGATCAATATTGGATGTTGGATGTGATTTACAGTGGTTG encodes:
- the prrt4a gene encoding proline-rich transmembrane protein 4, with translation MFHTSTMLRLGATLYLLLSLNAVPSTAEDLQETRETADTGSPRHLSSTSTHPEPGLPADARPDPVFLTSGEIDPIHPLVVHLPRHSMPSEDVDGHAAFGEYEDTHDSAEGISPSNSDLMPPERSDKEVASSREEEEEEEEEEEVEEDGLKGIGGGERGAESTQGPTPQGGLEEASGGGAEDNEPPARPHESTEVQPLWSVPRPGSGTTHTSAVDLAPATQDRGRVDQSVSAQDGPVDSQKTEPTTNEDGLTGCPLDRGNNSRPQEVEDSLDEDQDSDISATLPHPDCNSDPTDESMLKSRNQSCTPVYPEDFKSDKSPNPFHFPSPPFLIPLYSDWNSAMATWGVAWEAHIYGVGSIFAMSGFISVVCLLGLPLRCPMGSPYFTLLHLLLLAFGGIRAFSLLYDAYSHQERLPPLASLLLSELSFPCLASAFSLAFILLSLRSRMHSSLRRSLSPVSCPLSPSPCLLLCLSFFHGMVSLGCVGLLQLLPSFPALLLLPRGLFVCLSVLLPFSYLIFYCLARAQTKHIFRLGDNAEGGGSPEVLRPTKCPFAEVEDWARAAGVGIAASLCLLACGGLQLYGLLHYLGLGGVGSYVFEAWPWWSYQLSCRLCEVAVCLGLALIGAYPLFCGTRSPVKSKAPLRPGSWSQLPSDSPSGGPAVLASLGEGKSAALSPHFLWSQGAQEKLVVCEITSNGQSEALPLCPIVDPLSRISTLESTSVLPRPAAPSPPRRTQAADYKLSSLDSLGLDADSTGDLRPPSPIDLSRSIDQALFSDALFSRSIFGPPRLPNASSSLSLNSPVKPPLGYSYEDSGLYRTTSCGDADHESPLSKSQLPDTPSHQNMPSTLPEPLNRTGSTPGAFDQASIGGSSQGLCSDPGKTRKTRAYPWANRGHSFAHGTLPRAIPQLHYHRRYRTLSLASQGSCGSGRLLGTEHLSKSQQLERDLEVQAEFVHVCRQIDSQSVCSDTIEL